In a single window of the Gemmatimonadaceae bacterium genome:
- a CDS encoding HAMP domain-containing sensor histidine kinase, translating into MLAIVGVIALLTWYVVYTQTVVRDLRREASRVGQMYARVYDALNDTNPDAANSALLDLSMHIREAGVPLVLTDTAGIPTHAVNLPFEEPYDPERVKEYVRRLDIENTPVTEPGVGTVHYGNTPLVRGLKVVPYLLSGVLLTLLIAGAYALRTRSRADREQIWAGMARESAHQLGTPLSSLSGWIELLGEQDTDSITTNAVAHMAGDLERLGRISHRFERIGRPPKNERVDVAEIAERVAQYFRRRVPTLAQRVTIESSSDGTAIVEGDPVLLEWAIEAVTKNAIDALGGRGGRVSISSTTLPEGGVRVRIADDGPGVAREIRKEIFEAGFSTKEKGWGIGLSLARRIVRDNHGGKLTLVPTETGATFDIILG; encoded by the coding sequence ATGCTCGCCATCGTTGGAGTGATCGCGCTGCTGACGTGGTACGTCGTGTACACGCAGACGGTGGTGCGCGATCTGCGCCGCGAGGCATCGCGCGTGGGACAGATGTACGCCCGCGTGTACGACGCGCTGAACGACACCAATCCTGACGCGGCCAACTCGGCGCTGCTCGACCTGTCGATGCACATACGCGAAGCGGGCGTGCCGCTGGTCCTCACGGACACCGCCGGTATCCCGACGCACGCGGTAAATCTTCCGTTCGAGGAGCCGTACGATCCGGAGCGGGTGAAGGAGTACGTCCGCCGGCTCGACATCGAGAACACGCCGGTGACGGAGCCCGGTGTGGGCACGGTGCATTACGGCAACACTCCGTTGGTGCGCGGGCTGAAGGTGGTGCCGTACCTGCTCTCCGGAGTGCTCCTTACCCTGCTGATCGCGGGAGCGTATGCCCTGCGCACGCGGTCGCGCGCCGATCGCGAGCAGATCTGGGCCGGCATGGCGCGCGAGTCGGCGCACCAGCTGGGGACTCCGCTGTCCAGTCTCAGCGGCTGGATCGAGCTGCTCGGCGAGCAGGACACCGATTCGATCACCACCAACGCCGTCGCGCACATGGCCGGCGATCTCGAGCGGCTCGGGCGGATCTCGCATCGCTTCGAGCGGATCGGGCGGCCTCCCAAGAACGAGCGCGTGGACGTGGCCGAGATCGCGGAGCGCGTCGCGCAGTACTTCCGCCGGCGCGTTCCGACGCTGGCGCAGCGCGTCACGATCGAGTCGTCCAGCGACGGCACGGCCATCGTCGAGGGCGATCCGGTTCTCCTCGAATGGGCGATCGAGGCGGTGACCAAGAACGCGATCGACGCGCTCGGCGGCCGCGGCGGCCGCGTGTCGATCTCCAGCACGACGCTGCCGGAGGGCGGTGTCCGCGTCCGCATCGCCGACGACGGGCCCGGAGTCGCGCGCGAGATCCGCAAGGAGATATTCGAGGCGGGGTTCTCGACGAAGGAGAAGGGATGGGGGATCGGGTTGTCGCTCGCGCGGAGGATCGTGCGGGACAATCACGGGGGGAAGCTCACTCTCGTGCCGACGGAGACGGGCGCGACGTTTGACATCATTCTTGGGTAG
- a CDS encoding response regulator gives MTAATSGKRRILVADDEPHIGRIIQMKLEQGPFEVLLAEDGEAALEAIERDPAISLVVLDLMMPKLSGLDVLARVRANEATHALPTVILTAAGEEEQQRKAMRLGATEFLTKPFSPKKLYTMVAQLLGVPVPPSTTGEQSSLDKG, from the coding sequence ATGACGGCTGCTACCAGCGGGAAGCGGCGGATTCTGGTGGCTGACGACGAGCCGCACATCGGCCGGATCATCCAGATGAAGCTGGAACAGGGCCCCTTCGAGGTGCTGCTGGCTGAGGATGGAGAGGCCGCTCTGGAGGCGATCGAGCGCGACCCCGCCATTTCCCTGGTCGTCCTCGATCTGATGATGCCGAAGCTCAGCGGGCTCGATGTGCTCGCCCGCGTGCGCGCCAACGAGGCGACGCACGCGCTCCCGACCGTGATCCTGACCGCGGCCGGCGAGGAGGAGCAGCAGCGCAAGGCCATGCGGCTGGGCGCCACGGAGTTCCTCACCAAGCCGTTCAGTCCCAAGAAGCTGTACACGATGGTCGCCCAGCTGCTCGGAGTTCCGGTGCCGCCGTCGACCACCGGCGAGCAGTCCAGCCTGGACAAGGGCTGA
- a CDS encoding sugar phosphate nucleotidyltransferase, whose translation MTRWAVILAGGIGSRFWPLSTPSRPKQLLPLINGEPLLANAARRMALVAEPANTLVLTNAELRDAVVRTLPQIPPENVIPEPRPSGTTAALAWAASEIVAREKDGTMICIHADWAIRDDALFAETLRNAATLAESKRALVTVGIVPTRPDTGFGYIEPGAAVDAGFRVRRFIEKPDSEGAKLLVGSGALWNSGIFCWRASDFIDELRRHSPEVTPALERHALPRGRSRDEFFAFVKSVSVDVGVLERSSNVLVMRGEFGWDDIGTWSALRRARAADEAGNVRSGRTHLLEARQNVVHAEGGAVVMYGVDGLVVVSRPGLTLVTTVEKSGDLKKLVDSLPPEIKSIS comes from the coding sequence GTGACGAGGTGGGCGGTGATACTGGCCGGCGGCATCGGCTCCCGCTTCTGGCCGCTGAGCACGCCGTCGCGCCCGAAGCAGCTCCTGCCGCTGATTAACGGAGAGCCGCTGCTGGCCAACGCCGCGCGCCGCATGGCGCTGGTCGCGGAGCCCGCCAACACGCTGGTGCTCACCAACGCCGAGCTGCGGGACGCCGTCGTGCGCACGCTCCCGCAGATCCCGCCGGAGAACGTCATCCCCGAGCCGCGGCCGAGCGGGACCACCGCAGCGCTCGCGTGGGCGGCGTCGGAGATCGTCGCGCGCGAGAAGGACGGCACGATGATCTGCATTCACGCGGACTGGGCGATCAGGGACGACGCCTTGTTCGCGGAAACGCTGCGAAACGCGGCGACCCTCGCGGAATCGAAGCGCGCGCTGGTGACGGTCGGAATCGTGCCGACCCGGCCCGACACGGGATTCGGCTACATCGAGCCGGGAGCGGCGGTGGACGCAGGGTTCCGGGTGCGGCGGTTCATCGAGAAGCCGGACAGTGAGGGCGCGAAGCTGCTCGTCGGATCCGGCGCGCTGTGGAACTCGGGGATATTCTGCTGGCGGGCCTCCGATTTCATCGACGAGCTGCGGCGACACTCGCCGGAGGTGACGCCCGCGCTGGAGCGGCACGCCCTCCCGCGCGGACGCTCGCGCGACGAGTTCTTCGCGTTCGTGAAATCCGTGTCGGTGGACGTGGGCGTGCTCGAGCGCAGCTCGAACGTGCTGGTCATGCGCGGCGAGTTCGGGTGGGACGACATAGGCACGTGGAGCGCGCTCCGCCGCGCGCGCGCGGCGGACGAGGCGGGCAACGTGCGGAGCGGCCGCACGCATCTGCTCGAGGCGCGCCAGAATGTCGTGCACGCCGAGGGCGGCGCGGTGGTGATGTATGGCGTGGACGGCCTGGTGGTGGTGAGCCGGCCGGGATTGACGCTCGTAACCACGGTGGAGAAGTCCGGGGATCTGAAGAAGCTCGTCGACTCCCTGCCGCCGGAGATCAAGAGCATCTCATGA
- the serS gene encoding serine--tRNA ligase — translation MHDLRALREQAGELRAAMRHRGQEQTLAPTIDRAVELDRDRRATIQAVEERKAARNALSHEVARRKKAGELADDAQASSRALGEEIARLETELAASEGELEQLLLQLPNAVLDDVPAGGEESNKVVREWGRPRAADGVAPHWEVGEKLGLIDMARGAKIAGSGFIVFRGEGARLVRALLNLMLDLHTREHGYEETWVPVLANRAAMTGTSQLPKFEDDMYALKEDDLFLIPTAEVPLTNLYREEILLESDLPKSFAAYSPCFRREAGSHGKDTRGLLRVHEFDKVELVRYAVPERSRDELELLTGHAERVLQLLELPYRVVLLAAGDTGFASAKTYDLEVFAPGVGKWLEVSSCSNFTDFQARRADIRYRPADGGKPRFVHTLNGSGLALPRIIAALLEHGQQANGSVLLPEALRPYARTDRLT, via the coding sequence ATGCACGACCTTCGCGCGCTGCGCGAGCAGGCCGGTGAATTGCGCGCGGCGATGCGTCACCGCGGGCAGGAGCAGACGCTGGCCCCGACGATCGACCGCGCCGTCGAGCTGGACCGCGACCGCCGCGCGACGATCCAGGCCGTAGAGGAGCGCAAGGCGGCGCGCAACGCGCTCAGCCACGAAGTAGCGCGCAGGAAGAAAGCGGGGGAGCTTGCCGACGACGCGCAGGCCAGCTCCCGTGCGCTCGGCGAAGAGATCGCCCGGCTCGAGACGGAGCTGGCCGCGTCCGAGGGCGAGCTCGAGCAATTGCTTCTCCAGCTCCCGAACGCCGTGCTCGACGACGTGCCCGCCGGCGGCGAGGAGAGCAATAAGGTCGTGCGCGAATGGGGGAGGCCGCGCGCGGCCGACGGCGTAGCGCCGCACTGGGAGGTCGGCGAGAAGCTCGGCCTGATCGACATGGCGCGCGGCGCGAAGATCGCCGGCTCCGGCTTCATCGTTTTCCGCGGCGAAGGCGCCCGGCTCGTGCGCGCGCTGCTCAACCTCATGCTCGATCTGCACACGCGCGAGCACGGCTACGAGGAGACGTGGGTGCCGGTCCTCGCGAACCGCGCGGCCATGACCGGCACGTCGCAGCTGCCGAAGTTCGAGGACGACATGTACGCGCTCAAGGAAGACGACCTCTTCCTCATCCCCACGGCGGAAGTCCCGCTGACGAATCTGTACCGCGAAGAGATCCTGCTCGAGTCCGACCTGCCGAAGAGCTTCGCCGCGTACTCGCCGTGCTTCCGGCGTGAGGCTGGATCCCACGGCAAGGACACCCGCGGTCTGCTGCGCGTGCACGAGTTCGACAAGGTCGAGCTGGTCCGCTACGCCGTGCCGGAGCGGTCCCGGGACGAGCTGGAGCTGCTGACCGGACACGCCGAGCGCGTGCTGCAGCTGCTGGAGCTGCCGTACCGGGTGGTGCTGCTCGCGGCGGGCGACACCGGCTTCGCGAGCGCCAAGACCTACGACCTCGAGGTGTTCGCGCCGGGCGTGGGGAAGTGGCTCGAGGTCTCGTCGTGCAGCAACTTCACCGACTTCCAGGCGCGCCGCGCCGACATCCGCTACCGGCCGGCCGACGGCGGCAAGCCGCGCTTCGTGCACACGCTCAACGGGTCGGGGCTGGCGCTCCCGCGGATCATCGCGGCGCTGCTCGAGCACGGCCAGCAGGCGAACGGGAGCGTGCTGCTTCCGGAAGCACTCCGCCCGTACGCCCGGACCGACCGGCTGACCTAG
- a CDS encoding putative sugar nucleotidyl transferase, translating into MSDFFLYDDAAARAFEPFALTRPASELRAGAELIRKRWERAFGVKVTGFIGAAHLAAFDEPEAPPAVCSDSDVVPGSLVANSRFVPALRAAKVDPKTRVWKNGGKVVAVRLNSSHHASRFGEGQLSLEELAQERAKGVEVAGRWIENVWDLIGTLVDQLQEDIPILGIELEVATPRDCIVLGEHPLFCEAGAKVEPQVVFDLTSGPVLIRRGTEVPAFTRITGPCYIGENCVLVGDRIASSSLGEVSKVRGEVSNTIVLGHSNKGHTGFLGHSYLGRWVNLGAGTTTSNMKNTYGPVQLQTANGLQGTKQQFLGSFFGDYSKTGIGTMLTTGTIVGAGANVFATGMPPKSVPPFAWGDGERYEIDKFLVVAERMMARRHVELSAGAREMLRAAHGKTGD; encoded by the coding sequence ATGAGCGACTTCTTTCTGTACGACGATGCGGCGGCGCGCGCGTTCGAGCCGTTCGCGCTGACGCGTCCCGCGTCCGAGCTACGGGCCGGTGCCGAGCTGATCCGGAAAAGATGGGAGCGCGCGTTCGGCGTGAAAGTCACGGGATTCATCGGCGCGGCGCACCTCGCGGCGTTCGACGAGCCGGAGGCGCCGCCCGCCGTATGCTCGGACTCGGACGTCGTGCCGGGCAGTCTCGTAGCCAACTCCCGCTTCGTGCCCGCGTTGAGGGCCGCCAAGGTCGATCCGAAGACGCGAGTCTGGAAGAACGGCGGCAAAGTCGTCGCCGTACGCCTCAACTCCAGCCATCACGCATCCCGGTTCGGCGAGGGACAGCTTTCGCTGGAGGAGCTGGCGCAGGAGCGCGCAAAGGGTGTGGAGGTCGCCGGCCGGTGGATCGAGAACGTCTGGGATCTCATCGGCACGCTGGTGGATCAGCTGCAGGAAGACATCCCGATTCTGGGTATCGAGCTCGAGGTGGCGACTCCGCGCGACTGCATCGTGCTCGGCGAGCACCCGTTGTTCTGCGAAGCGGGCGCGAAGGTCGAGCCGCAAGTGGTGTTCGATCTCACGAGCGGACCGGTTCTGATCCGGCGCGGCACCGAGGTCCCGGCGTTCACGCGGATCACTGGGCCGTGCTACATCGGGGAGAATTGCGTGCTCGTCGGCGACCGGATAGCGTCGAGCTCGCTCGGCGAGGTGAGCAAAGTGCGCGGCGAAGTCAGCAACACGATCGTGCTCGGCCACAGCAACAAGGGACACACCGGCTTCCTCGGCCACTCCTATCTCGGCCGCTGGGTCAACCTCGGCGCCGGCACGACCACAAGCAACATGAAGAACACCTACGGCCCGGTGCAGCTGCAGACCGCGAACGGTCTGCAGGGGACGAAGCAGCAGTTCCTCGGATCTTTCTTCGGCGACTACTCCAAGACCGGCATCGGCACGATGCTGACGACCGGCACGATCGTGGGCGCGGGCGCGAACGTGTTCGCCACGGGCATGCCGCCGAAATCGGTGCCGCCGTTCGCCTGGGGCGACGGCGAGCGGTACGAGATCGACAAGTTTCTGGTGGTGGCGGAGAGGATGATGGCGCGGAGGCATGTGGAGCTGAGCGCCGGCGCGCGCGAGATGCTGCGGGCGGCGCACGGGAAAACCGGTGACTAG